In Marinobacter sp. F4206, the following are encoded in one genomic region:
- a CDS encoding MFS transporter, which produces MPLNVWVLVAAQALAMCTAPFIVFIGSIQGRLLSPAPEYATLPVGLVVVGTVLAIKPATWLMERAGRKRVMLLGAFMGVLAAVLGALSSWQGSFMLLCIASVVGGTGLAVVHQYRFAAMESVPVNMAGSAAARVLLGGLVAAWLGPEVAAIGSGSREAFPFLTSWVGLAFVQAAAFVILGLGYKARGELVREAHSGGGRPLLEILRNPLVWAAISAAAVGYAVMSFIMTATPLSMTEVAGHDLDDAKRVIQLHIMAMYLPSLISGWLTRVVGIPLLMAAGLIAYLGCILLAASGISFHHYLGALLLLGVGWNFLFVGGTCLLPEGYHDAERFRIQGLNDMMVFGSQATAALSAGAVLSWMGWGGLVLIAVPFLVLHGILMAAWLIRSPSSAH; this is translated from the coding sequence ATGCCCCTGAATGTATGGGTCCTCGTTGCGGCGCAGGCGCTCGCCATGTGCACGGCACCGTTTATCGTTTTTATCGGCAGTATTCAGGGACGCCTGCTCTCGCCCGCACCGGAATACGCGACTCTTCCGGTCGGATTGGTCGTAGTCGGCACCGTCCTGGCGATAAAACCCGCGACCTGGCTGATGGAAAGAGCAGGGCGCAAGCGGGTAATGCTGCTTGGGGCTTTCATGGGTGTGCTCGCGGCCGTTCTTGGCGCTCTGTCCAGTTGGCAGGGGAGCTTCATGCTGCTTTGCATAGCCTCGGTGGTCGGCGGCACGGGGCTCGCTGTCGTCCACCAATACCGGTTTGCCGCCATGGAGTCGGTCCCTGTCAATATGGCGGGTTCAGCGGCGGCCCGGGTTCTTCTGGGTGGGTTAGTGGCAGCGTGGCTTGGGCCGGAGGTGGCTGCCATTGGTAGCGGTTCCCGTGAAGCCTTTCCATTCCTGACCAGCTGGGTTGGGCTGGCGTTCGTTCAGGCCGCCGCCTTCGTCATTCTTGGGCTGGGTTACAAGGCGAGGGGTGAGCTTGTCAGGGAGGCCCATTCCGGGGGCGGTCGTCCACTGTTGGAAATTCTCCGCAATCCTCTGGTATGGGCAGCGATCAGTGCCGCCGCGGTAGGGTATGCGGTCATGAGTTTCATCATGACGGCAACGCCGTTAAGTATGACCGAAGTGGCCGGCCACGACCTGGATGACGCCAAACGGGTTATCCAGTTGCATATCATGGCCATGTATCTTCCATCCTTGATCAGCGGCTGGCTGACAAGGGTGGTGGGTATTCCTCTGCTGATGGCGGCCGGGTTGATTGCCTACCTGGGATGCATCCTTCTTGCTGCCAGCGGAATCAGCTTTCATCACTATCTCGGCGCGTTGCTTCTGTTGGGCGTGGGCTGGAATTTCCTGTTCGTTGGTGGCACCTGCCTCCTTCCAGAGGGCTATCACGATGCGGAACGGTTCCGGATCCAGGGTCTCAACGATATGATGGTTTTTGGCTCTCAGGCCACAGCCGCTCTTTCCGCGGGCGCCGTGTTGAGCTGGATGGGGTGGGGAGGCCTGGTCCTCATTGCCGTACCTTTCCTGGTACTTCACGGAATCCTGATGGCTGCCTGGCTTATCCGATCACCTTCGTCCGCACACTAA